tatttaaaaaatcctgGCTCTCTTTCTCACCTCTCCGAGAATGGTGCCTGGTAATCTCCGTCACTGCTCGTTGTTTCTGTTAAGTGTTAATAGTTAACACACGACATGTCGTCTCTTAATGTAAACGAAACGTTTTAAAAGGCAGAAGCTAGCGTggtcttttaagttttaacacAAGATTCTTCACCTTATCCAACACAAAGGCACCACCATGACTGCCTTGGTTCACCACCCAACACTCTCCTTCCTCTCTCCCTTCTCACAGTCTCAACAACATGGTACTCCTCTCTCCCTGTCTCTCTCCTAAGCTGAACCAGTTTCATGCTCTTACATTTTGTAATCTTTACATGTCTTTCTTTTACCATGACTCATGAAGCCTGTTACCCAATGAACTtgactgatgttttttttttttttatcatcatcatcatcattaaattTCAGGGCATTGTAGTTCAAGAAAGTTATTGGTAACGAGAAAAGATCAGCTGTATAAAACTGTAGGCAAACCAAGACCGATAATGGCTCTTGCAAGCAATAAAGAAAGTGGCATTCTAGTTGGAGAAAGGCTTTATCTAGGTATGGATTTTGGAACTTCTGGAGCTAGATATGCTCTTATCGACAAGCAAGGGATAATTCACTCCGAAGGAAAGAGAGAATATCCAGTTTTTATGGTAAGATTATTCATTTATTACTACTGTCAAATTgtgcatctttgaaaattatACACACACCTGCAACAATTATGGAAAAATTGatgcattcaatttttttaggcaGTTCTTGACGCAACATAtagcaaaaaggaaaaaggaagcaCCACGTTCACAAATCCTAAACTTATATCTAATTCTGATCTGATAAACTCCAAAATATCAATGATTCTTaactgttttgaaaaataaatagtagCTAAAccgatttaattaataaaacccaaatcaaataaaattttgatatccAATCAAGAAAGGAATATGAAAATAactaggaaaataaagaaaattccgAAATAACAACTTTCGGGACTAATTCGAGAATGATCCCAACCTGGACTGGCTCTATCTGATCAACCCCGTTGGGAACAGGGCCTGTCGAAAGTGATAGTTAAATTTCTCTGACGATGAtcatatcaaaagttatgcctgtttttttcagtttaactCATCCAAACTTCTGCTTGGGCTTAGAACTGTCGAATTGGTCATAATCATATCTGCTATTAGACGTTTCACGTCattttttgctttcaaattttaaatgacAGTGGAACATTTTAGTGTATAATTGTTAATTCAACCTGGTATTAGTTCGAGTTGAATTCAACCTACTATGGATATATACTGGTTCTAGGATTTTGGTGATGATGCGCTTACTTGGGATATTCTTCTGGAAATTGCGCTCAATTCTAACTTACCAAAACTGGCAAACTCCTTGTccactagagtttttttttgtcttaaaatcAATGTTGCTACTCTTTTTGTTCGTGATGCTTTCTGAGTTTCTTGAGAGATACTACTGAATTTGGAAGAAAAGCTTATAATGCTTACTGGTGTAATTCCTGTGAAATTTAATTGCCCAAATTAACTGAGAATCTTATTACTTTTGTCTAGGAAGAGTGAAGAAAAAATGGATTGGGTGCGGTCATGGAGGGCAGCGCTTTTCTCACTGCTAGAGGATGTTCCAGTTCATCTCCGCCCACTTGTTGCTTCTATTTCAATAGATGGAACTTCTGCGACCACACTCATTGTAGACAGGTGGATGTCTCAGCAATTTTGTGGCTATCCTACCATTGTTTTACTTCCAGATCaagcttcttgattttttttcctgcagaAATACAGGAGAACCATTATGGAGACCATTCCTTTACAATGAGAGTTGCCCTGATGCTTTGCCAACGGTAAAATCTGTTGCTCCTGCAAACCATACTGTTTGCTCTGGATCATCTACATTGTGCAAGCTTGTTTCATGGTGGAACATAGAggagtcaaataaaaaatcagcatTGTTATTGCACCAAGCAGATTGGCTGTTGTGGCTTCTTCATGGAAAACTCGGAGTGTCTGATTACAATAATGCCCTGAAGGTATTGGTCATTAACTCTTTCCTCTaggattttcttttcatgtttccATAATTGTTTGTGTTGGAGGAATCATATAACAAGTGATTCGTGTCTTGCAGGTTGGTTATGATCCTGCATCGGATTCTTATCCACCATGGCTGCATTCTCAGCCATACTCTCAACTTCTACCTTCTGTTATAGCTCCGGGAACTTCAATTGGGAATTTAAAAGAGGATATTAGAACACAATTTGGTATGTTCCATTGTTAGATAGCTTAATAATTAAAGGATAAACAGAGTCAAGTCCTGTTATTTTCTATCACACTGCTTAGATCAGTTACTGTCAATGAACAGTTTAGCCAAATTATGAAGTTATACTCCAGGAATTGACAAATTTGGTAGACACTTTCTGTTGTGTGATTTTGTGTGACATTAATTTGAAATACTCAAGCGgttctttctataatttttatcgTAATGCTGCATGAAAAGTTGCCAATACTTGAGCAGTTTGTAGTTATTTTCTCCGTTCCTCCTTACTTTGAACATCCAGCATATTTCTCAAGTCACCCTTTAAGCCTCGAATTCCATGGAGTGCATGTTGAATCTTTATTAATTTGGCCTTCCACTAATCCTTTGGAACTTAAATCTGTGTTGGTGTGCTCCTTGAGACTGCCGGGCATAAAACAGACCAATAATATTCGGAgtcttttccttaatttttttttaacagaggATTGATGAAAAGGTGCTATACTCATATTTGAactgaaataaaatttc
This region of Populus trichocarpa isolate Nisqually-1 chromosome 9, P.trichocarpa_v4.1, whole genome shotgun sequence genomic DNA includes:
- the LOC7464001 gene encoding D-ribulose kinase isoform X1, which gives rise to MTALVHHPTLSFLSPFSQSQQHGHCSSRKLLVTRKDQLYKTVGKPRPIMALASNKESGILVGERLYLGMDFGTSGARYALIDKQGIIHSEGKREYPVFMSEEKMDWVRSWRAALFSLLEDVPVHLRPLVASISIDGTSATTLIVDRNTGEPLWRPFLYNESCPDALPTVKSVAPANHTVCSGSSTLCKLVSWWNIEESNKKSALLLHQADWLLWLLHGKLGVSDYNNALKVGYDPASDSYPPWLHSQPYSQLLPSVIAPGTSIGNLKEDIRTQFGFHEDCIVCAGTTDSIAAFLAARATQPGKAVTSLGSTLAIKLLSTTRIDDARFGVYSHRLDDKWLVGGASNTGGAVLKQFFTDEQLQKLSEQINPMEASPLDYYPLKAVGERFPVADPNLVPRLHPRPESDVEYLHGILESIAHIEATAYNLLKDLGATQVEEVLTAGGGAKNEKWTKIRERVLGLPVSRAKQTEAAYGAALLALKGAQHHSC
- the LOC7464001 gene encoding D-ribulose kinase isoform X2, whose amino-acid sequence is MTALVHHPTLSFLSPFSQSQQHGHCSSRKLLVTRKDQLYKTVGKPRPIMALASNKESGILVGERLYLGMDFGTSGARYALIDKQGIIHSEGKREYPVFMSEEKMDWVRSWRAALFSLLEDVPVHLRPLVASISIDGTSATTLIVDRNTGEPLWRPFLYNESCPDALPTVKSVAPANHTVCSGSSTLCKLVSWWNIEESNKKSALLLHQADWLLWLLHGKLGVSDYNNALKVGYDPASDSYPPWLHSQPYSQLLPSVIAPGTSIGNLKEDIRTQFGTTDSIAAFLAARATQPGKAVTSLGSTLAIKLLSTTRIDDARFGVYSHRLDDKWLVGGASNTGGAVLKQFFTDEQLQKLSEQINPMEASPLDYYPLKAVGERFPVADPNLVPRLHPRPESDVEYLHGILESIAHIEATAYNLLKDLGATQVEEVLTAGGGAKNEKWTKIRERVLGLPVSRAKQTEAAYGAALLALKGAQHHSC